The following are encoded in a window of Urocitellus parryii isolate mUroPar1 chromosome 7, mUroPar1.hap1, whole genome shotgun sequence genomic DNA:
- the Chchd7 gene encoding coiled-coil-helix-coiled-coil-helix domain-containing protein 7: MPVVTHRLRDPDINPCLLESDASSRCMDENNYDKERCSSYFLKYKNCRRFWNSIMIQRRQNGVTPSMPTAAERDEILGAMGKMPY; the protein is encoded by the exons ATGCCCGTGGTGACGCACCGACTGAGAGATCCTGACATAAATCCTTGTTTGTTG GAATCTGATGCTTCTAGCAGATGTATGGATGAAAATAACTATGATAAGGAAAGATGTTCCAGTTACTTCTTGAAGTACAAAAACTGCCGGAGATTTTGG AATTCCATCATGATCCAAAGAAGACAGAATGGAGTGACACCATCTATGCCCACAGCAGCAGAAAGAGATGAAATCTTGGGAGCAATGGGGAAAATGCCTTATTGA